Genomic DNA from Burkholderia vietnamiensis LMG 10929:
CGGCGCTGACCGAGACGCTGCTCGAAAGCGAGCTGTTCGGGCACGAGAAGGGCGCGTTCACCGGTGCGCAGGGATTGCGCAAGGGGCGTTTCGAACTGGCGCATGGCGGCACGCTGTTCCTCGACGAGATCGGCGACATCTCGCCGTCGTTCCAGGCGAAGCTGCTGCGCGTGCTGCAGGAGCGCGAGTTCGAGCGGGTCGGCGGCGCGGCGCCGGTGAAAGTCGATGTGAGATTGATTCTCGCCACCAATCGCAATCTCGAGCGGATGGTGAAGGAAGGCGAGTTCCGCGCCGATCTCTACTACCGGATCAACGTCGTCAGCATCCAGTTGCCGCCGCTGCGCGAGCGGCGCGACGACATCCCCGCGATGGCCCAGCACTTTCTCGATCGCTTCAACCGCGACAACGGCCGCGCGCTGCGCTTCAGCGAGGACGCGATGCGCGTGCTGACGAGCTGCTACTGGCCCGGCAACGTGCGCGAGCTCGAGAACTGCGTCGAGCGCACCGCGACGATGACGCATCACGACACGATCGACCGCCTCGCGTTCCTGTGCCAGGAGGACCGCTGCCTGACGAAGGTGCTGCATCACATCGAGCGCGAGGACGCGGTGCGTCCCGCGCGGCTGCTCGACATTCCGATCTGCGAGGTGCCCGCGCCGGGCGCGGGCGATCACCGCGGCTTGCCGCGCGACGGCGGCTTCGCGGACGACCCGTTCGACGACGCGTTCCATGAACACGAGCACGACCACGACGACGCGTTCGCGATGAACGGCGACGACGAAGGCAAGCCGGAAGGCGAGCGCGAGCGGCTGATCTGGGCGATGGAGCGCTGCGGCTGGGTGCAGGCGAAGGCCGCGCGCCTGTTGAAGATCACGCCGCGACAGATCGGCTACGCGCTGCACAAGTACGGCATCGAGGTGCGGCGGTTCTGACCGGCGCCGCCATGCCGCGCGTGCGCTGAGCTGCACGCGCGGCGCCTGACTGCGCGCTTGCGCCGTCGCATGCGCGCACGCCGCTTCCGCTTCCGCTTTCCTTCCCGACCGACCTCACGCGCACGCGCGCATTCCCATCCCGCTGCAGCCGCCGACGCATCGGCGCGCTTCCCTCTGCCGCTTCCCGATTGTGTCGTTTGTCGCAACCGCGACAGCGGCGGCCGCCGTTCTCGTCGCGGAACACGCGCCGGCCCGACAAACCGGACATCGGATCGGCCGCTCAGGCGCGCCGCTGCGTGCGTCGCGGCGTGGCACGGTTCTGGCTTTTAACGTCGCACGTCGTCCCCGTCGAATTCCAGGAGAAGTCCATGCACAGCGCACAGAACGTCGGCATGCCCCCCGCGTCGGCCTATATCGGCATCGGCGAGATCAAACCGCTCGGTATGCCAGCGGACGTCCCGGCAGCGGGCGGCGGTTGCGGCACGCAGGGCGGCGACGGCAAGGCGAGCTGCGGCTCGTCGGGCGGCCCCGACGACATGCCGGCCGAGATCTGGGAGAAGGTCAAGAACCACCCGTGCTACTCGGAAGAGGCGCATCACCACTACGCGCGGATGCACGTCGCCGTCGCGCCCGCCTGCAACATCCAGTGCAACTACTGCAACCGCAAATACGACTGCTCGAACGAGTCGCGCCCCGGCGTCGTGTCGCAGAAGCTCACGCCCGAGCAGGCGGTCAAGAAGGTCGTCGCGGTCGCGAGCGAGATTCCGCAGATGACGGTGCTCGGCATCGCCGGCCCCGGCGATTCGCTCGCGAACCCGCAGAAGACCTTCGACACGTTCCGGATGCTCCAGGAGCAGGCGCCCGACATCAAGCTGTGCCTGTCGACCAACGGCCTCGCGCTGCCTGCGCTGGTCGACGAGATCTGCCGCTACAACATCGACCACGTGACGATCACGATCAACATGGTCGACCCGGCCGTCGGCGCGAAGATCTATCCGTGGATCTTCTGGGACCACCGGCGCGTGACGGGCTACGAGGCCGCGCAGATCCTCCACGAGCAGCAGATGAAGGGGCTCGAGATGCTCACCGCGCGCGGCGTGCTGACCAAGATCAATTCGGTGCTGATCCCCGGCGTCAACGACGAGCACCTGATCGAGGTCAACCGCGAGGTGAAGAAGCGCGGCGCCTTCCTGCACAACATCATGCCGCTGATCTCCGAACCCGAGCACGGTACCTATTTCGGCCTGAACGGCCAGCGCGGACCGAGCGCGCAGGAACTGAAGGCCGTGCAGGACGCGTGCATGGGCGGCGCGAACCTGATGCGGCACTGCCGGCAATGCCGCGCGGACGCGGTCGGCCTGCTCGGCGAGGACCGCAGCGACGAGTTCACGCTCGACCGGATCGAGGAGATGGAAGTGGTCTACGACCTCGATCGCCGCCGGGCCTATCAGGACCGCGTCGAGGCCGAACGCAGCGCGCAGCATGCGGCGAAGCAGGAGGCGCTCGCGGCGTCGATGGCGAGCGACGTCGCCACGGATCTCAAGGTGCTGGTCGCCGTCGCGACGAAGGGCGGCGGGCGCGTCAACGAGCACTTCGGCCACGTGAGCGAATTCCAGATTTTCGAGGTGTCCGCGTCGGAAGCGCTGTTCGTCGGCCATCGCCGCGTCGACCTCTACTGCCAGGGCGGTTTCGGCGACGACGAGCAATTGCCGTCCGTCGTGCGCGCGATCAACGACTGCCACGCGGTGCTGGTCGCGAAGATCGGCGCGTGCCCGCGCGACGAACTGGCGCACGCCGGCATCGAGCCGGTCGAGCGCTTCTCCGGCGAGTTCATAGAGAAGGCCGCGCTCGCATGGTTCGACGATTACCGCAGCCGCGTCGCGTCCGGCGCGGTCGTGCATGCGGATCGCGGCGACGCGGCGATCCGGCAGGGCGCGTACACCGGCAGCGCGGCGGCGTAACGCGCGCGTCATCAGGATCTCACCCACAACAGGAGCGTCACCATGTCCCTGAAGATCATCGCTTCGACCTGCACCGGCTGCTCGGCGTGCGAACCGGAGTGCCCGAACGTCGCGATCGGCGAAAAAGGCGGCGTATTCGCGATCGATCCCAAGAAGTGCACCGAATGCGAAGGGCACTTCGACAGCCCGCAATGCGTCGCGGTGTGCCCGGTCGACGGCTGCATCGTGCCGGCGTGAGCCGCGTGCCGACCGCCGTCCACGCGTTCAATGCGTTCAACGACAAGGAGTGAATCGCGATCATGCTGCCGAATGTCACCATCACCGCCGCGGCGGACAAGTTCATGCGCCGTATCGTGCGTTTCTCGGGCTTGCCGGCCGGCGCGGGCTTCCGGCTCGTCGTCAGCGCCGGCGGCTGCTCGGGCTATAACGCGGCGTTCAGCGCCGAGGCCGCGCCGCAGGCGGGCGAGGCGGTGCTCGACGCCGACGGCCTGCGCGTGTTCCTGCCCGCGGAAAGCCGGATGCTGCTCGACGGCGTGACGATCGATTTCGTCGAAACGGCGACGCAGTCGGGCTTCACGTTCACGAACCCGAACCAGGCGCCGTGTGCGTGCAGCAGCGCCGCGCCGGCGGAGCCCGGCGTCGCGAAGATCGGCATCGACGCGATCGGCCGCGGCCGGCCGCCCGAGCTGTCGCGCGCGTCGTGACCGACGGGAGCGGACCATGTACGGCGAATCCCGCACGCTCGACGACGCACTCTCCGCGTTCGCGTGTTCGGCGCTCGGCGGTGGCCTGCCGGCGCCCGTTGCCGCATGGATCGACGCCGCCGGGCGCTTGCAGCATCGCCCGGACGACGCGCTGGCATTGCTCGAACGCGCGCGGGCGGCGCTGCCCGCGCATCCGGCGCCGCTGATCGCGTTGTACCGCTTCCATTTCTACGGCCATCGGCTCGCGCAGGCGCGTGCAGTCGGCGAGGCAGCGCTTGCGCTCGTGCGCACGGCGCTCGGCCCGCGCGTCGGCGATGCGCCGCCGACGGGCGACGCGGTACGCTACGACGCGACGGTGCGCTTCCAGCTGTTCGTGATGAAGGGGCTCGCATACCTGAACCTGCGGCTCGGCGAGCGCGCGGCGGCGCGCTCGCTGCTCGACGAATTGCGGCGCCTCGACCCGGACGACCGGGTGGGCGGCGCACTGCTGCTGCACGTGCTGACGCGCGACGAACGCCGCGCGGACGACGATGACGACGACGCGCTGCACGCGCATCCGGCGCGCGGCTGGGCGGAGACGCCGAGATGAACCGCTCGCCACGCTCCTCGCACGCAGGGCGGTCGCCGCGCGAGCGCGCCGCCGGGCCGGCTCGCGATAGCGCGCTCGGCCGGGCGCGCAGCGTCCCGGCGCAGGCCGACGCGAACGCGCCGGCCGCGCCGCGCGCGTCGGCGCCCGCCGGCGACATCCCGCCGCTGGATTGGCAGGGCGGCGCGCTCGACTGTGCGCGCTGCCCGTACGCGGCGCTGCGGGGCCGCGCGGGCGAAGCCGGCTGCGAGCCGGGCCGCGCCTGCATGCAGGACGCGTATGCGCGCCGGATCGACCGCTTCTTCAGCTGGCATCCGGCACTCGCCAACGAACAGCTCGCGCACCCGTATTTCGAGGTGCGCGCGATCGCCGCGCGCTACGCGGACGTGTTCCGGCTGCCCGCGCTGCTCGACGATCCGGACGAAACCGTGCGGCTGCAGGTGGCGCTGCGCCTGCCGCACGCATATCTGTCGCGGCTCGCGGGCGATCCGCACCGCGAGGTGCGGATCCGCGTCGCGCAGCGCGTCGATCCGGCCGTGCTCGCGAGCATGCGGACCGATCCCGACTACGGCGTGCGCGACTGGGTCGCGCGCCGCCTGCCGGTCGCCCTGCTGCCGTCGATGGCGCGGGACGCCGATCGCGGCGTGCGCATGCGCGTGGCCGAGCGGCTCGACATGCCGGCGCTGCTGCGGATGGTGGACGACGCGGACGCCGAGGTGCGCCGGCGCGTCGCCGCGCGGCTGCCGGCGCCGCTGCTCGGCAACCTGCTCGGCGACGCGGATTGGCGCGTGCGCTGGGAGATCGCGCGGCGCGCGCCGCCGGGCATCGTCGTGCTGCTGCTCGACGATGCGGATGACGAAGTGTGCGCGCTCGCCAGGCGCAGGCTGCGTTCGGACGATCCGTCGCAACCGCTGGAACTCGATA
This window encodes:
- the nifA gene encoding nif-specific transcriptional activator NifA, with amino-acid sequence MPNSHASEHRRDLDVVYEVGKTLISSLDVSQTFLTSLRYLSYTLGWRSAFVVVVEPDGYLRGLCCTGLADDWRQRVRFLPGEGIVGRIFTSGSPVIVPEVRDEPLFLDRTGGAGEPDDGSVAMLGMPIRHEQRTLGVLVAFCANPDRNRVFANDLYLMKIVATLMGQAMLLHRSVSCAHDRLQDEVRRMQKAIRPVQQLDQVVGVSAPMQQVFSQVHQVAPARTTVLLRGESGTGKEVIARAIHRLSPRNDHAFISVNCAALTETLLESELFGHEKGAFTGAQGLRKGRFELAHGGTLFLDEIGDISPSFQAKLLRVLQEREFERVGGAAPVKVDVRLILATNRNLERMVKEGEFRADLYYRINVVSIQLPPLRERRDDIPAMAQHFLDRFNRDNGRALRFSEDAMRVLTSCYWPGNVRELENCVERTATMTHHDTIDRLAFLCQEDRCLTKVLHHIEREDAVRPARLLDIPICEVPAPGAGDHRGLPRDGGFADDPFDDAFHEHEHDHDDAFAMNGDDEGKPEGERERLIWAMERCGWVQAKAARLLKITPRQIGYALHKYGIEVRRF
- the nifB gene encoding nitrogenase cofactor biosynthesis protein NifB, encoding MHSAQNVGMPPASAYIGIGEIKPLGMPADVPAAGGGCGTQGGDGKASCGSSGGPDDMPAEIWEKVKNHPCYSEEAHHHYARMHVAVAPACNIQCNYCNRKYDCSNESRPGVVSQKLTPEQAVKKVVAVASEIPQMTVLGIAGPGDSLANPQKTFDTFRMLQEQAPDIKLCLSTNGLALPALVDEICRYNIDHVTITINMVDPAVGAKIYPWIFWDHRRVTGYEAAQILHEQQMKGLEMLTARGVLTKINSVLIPGVNDEHLIEVNREVKKRGAFLHNIMPLISEPEHGTYFGLNGQRGPSAQELKAVQDACMGGANLMRHCRQCRADAVGLLGEDRSDEFTLDRIEEMEVVYDLDRRRAYQDRVEAERSAQHAAKQEALAASMASDVATDLKVLVAVATKGGGRVNEHFGHVSEFQIFEVSASEALFVGHRRVDLYCQGGFGDDEQLPSVVRAINDCHAVLVAKIGACPRDELAHAGIEPVERFSGEFIEKAALAWFDDYRSRVASGAVVHADRGDAAIRQGAYTGSAAA
- a CDS encoding 4Fe-4S binding protein, giving the protein MSLKIIASTCTGCSACEPECPNVAIGEKGGVFAIDPKKCTECEGHFDSPQCVAVCPVDGCIVPA
- a CDS encoding HesB/IscA family protein, giving the protein MLPNVTITAAADKFMRRIVRFSGLPAGAGFRLVVSAGGCSGYNAAFSAEAAPQAGEAVLDADGLRVFLPAESRMLLDGVTIDFVETATQSGFTFTNPNQAPCACSSAAPAEPGVAKIGIDAIGRGRPPELSRAS
- a CDS encoding 4Fe4S-binding leucine-rich repeat protein encodes the protein MNRSPRSSHAGRSPRERAAGPARDSALGRARSVPAQADANAPAAPRASAPAGDIPPLDWQGGALDCARCPYAALRGRAGEAGCEPGRACMQDAYARRIDRFFSWHPALANEQLAHPYFEVRAIAARYADVFRLPALLDDPDETVRLQVALRLPHAYLSRLAGDPHREVRIRVAQRVDPAVLASMRTDPDYGVRDWVARRLPVALLPSMARDADRGVRMRVAERLDMPALLRMVDDADAEVRRRVAARLPAPLLGNLLGDADWRVRWEIARRAPPGIVVLLLDDADDEVCALARRRLRSDDPSQPLELDSGADHG